A stretch of Flexivirga aerilata DNA encodes these proteins:
- a CDS encoding energy-coupling factor transporter transmembrane component T family protein: MKRLLPQVNPLVLFVLGVLPVFGSLLVRTTPQALVVLASYAVLAGVFVPWTKGVFWRLGFVAFAALSVLWSTWLLGGNQAANAGIAALRVLVLAVPGALLTPWIDPTSLGDQLAQRVKLSGRFVAATTAALTRFTSLGQVWDQLDRTRRARGTGPGRNPLARIPWAAGMTFALLVAALRGGTQLSLAMDARGFGSATHRTWAEPAPWRRVDTVAAIVGVAVTVALPLALAVS; encoded by the coding sequence GTGAAACGTCTTCTGCCGCAGGTCAATCCGCTCGTGTTGTTCGTGTTGGGCGTGCTGCCCGTCTTCGGGTCCCTCCTCGTCCGGACGACGCCGCAGGCGCTGGTCGTGCTTGCGTCATACGCGGTGCTGGCGGGGGTGTTCGTGCCGTGGACCAAGGGGGTGTTCTGGCGGCTGGGCTTCGTCGCCTTCGCCGCGCTGTCGGTGCTCTGGTCGACCTGGCTGCTCGGCGGCAATCAGGCGGCGAACGCCGGCATCGCGGCACTGCGGGTGCTCGTGCTCGCCGTGCCCGGCGCACTGCTCACGCCGTGGATCGACCCGACCAGCCTCGGCGACCAACTCGCCCAAAGGGTAAAGCTGTCAGGCAGATTCGTCGCGGCGACAACGGCTGCGCTCACCCGCTTCACGTCTCTCGGCCAGGTCTGGGACCAGCTCGACCGCACGCGTCGAGCGCGCGGCACCGGCCCCGGCCGCAACCCGCTGGCGCGGATCCCGTGGGCCGCCGGCATGACCTTCGCGCTGCTCGTCGCGGCGCTGCGCGGCGGCACGCAACTGTCGCTGGCGATGGACGCCCGCGGCTTCGGCTCTGCAACCCACCGCACCTGGGCGGAGCCGGCTCCGTGGCGCCGGGTGGACACCGTCGCCGCGATCGTCGGCGTCGCAGTGACGGTGGCGTTGCCGCTCGCGCTGGCGGTCAGCTGA
- a CDS encoding ABC transporter ATP-binding protein, with protein sequence MTGAASPIARLQGFGWRPLGRKQQVITGLDLTVAPGERVLLAGGSGAGKSTVLRALTGALGSTVAGDPSGLVEVDGRAGLLLQNPADSLVAATIGREVAFGPENLSLPRDQIWSRVHECLDAVGLRYPTGRSTAALSGGELQRLALAGVLAVRPGLLLLDEPTSMLDDETAATVREAIVRAAASTGAAMLVVEHRIGPWLPHVDRVVVLERGAVIADTTPGAFARTEHDRMLRAGVWMPGAAAPAPLAVPGDLVTPDSPGVDVDAESISVDLELRTLRGAVRTRALDHVTARAAAGYLTALTGPSGAGKSTLLAALAGLQPLTGGSIAGPTPPLQRRRSPQLAAAAGWAPQNPEHGFLARTVRDEISLTAGKLGRRVDVDALLDLVGLADLGGANPYQLSGGEQRRVALIAALAHRPAAMFLDEPTVGQDRQTWAAVAGWCTAAAAAGATVAVATHDTDLIALSDAEVALARKQVA encoded by the coding sequence ATGACGGGAGCCGCGTCACCGATCGCGCGTCTGCAAGGGTTCGGCTGGCGGCCGCTCGGCCGCAAACAGCAGGTGATCACCGGTCTCGACCTGACGGTGGCGCCGGGCGAGCGCGTGCTGCTCGCGGGCGGCAGCGGCGCCGGCAAGTCGACCGTGCTGCGCGCCCTCACCGGAGCGCTCGGCAGCACGGTCGCCGGTGACCCGTCGGGCCTGGTCGAGGTGGACGGCCGGGCGGGTCTGCTGCTGCAGAACCCGGCCGACTCACTGGTCGCCGCGACCATCGGCCGCGAGGTCGCCTTCGGCCCGGAGAACCTCTCGCTCCCCCGCGACCAGATCTGGTCGCGGGTGCACGAGTGCCTCGACGCGGTCGGGCTGCGTTACCCGACCGGCCGGTCGACGGCCGCCCTCTCCGGTGGTGAGCTGCAGCGGCTCGCGCTGGCCGGGGTGCTCGCCGTGCGTCCCGGCCTGCTGCTGCTCGACGAACCGACCAGCATGCTCGACGACGAGACCGCGGCCACCGTGCGGGAAGCCATCGTGCGAGCCGCCGCATCCACCGGCGCCGCAATGCTCGTCGTCGAGCATCGCATCGGGCCGTGGCTGCCGCACGTCGACCGCGTCGTCGTGCTCGAGCGCGGCGCAGTGATCGCGGACACCACTCCCGGCGCATTCGCCCGCACCGAGCACGACCGCATGCTGCGTGCCGGTGTGTGGATGCCGGGGGCCGCGGCGCCGGCCCCGCTCGCCGTGCCGGGCGACCTCGTCACGCCCGACTCCCCCGGCGTCGACGTCGACGCCGAGTCGATCAGCGTCGACCTCGAGCTGCGCACCTTGCGCGGGGCCGTCCGCACCCGCGCGCTCGACCACGTCACCGCGCGGGCCGCCGCGGGGTACCTCACCGCGCTCACCGGCCCCTCGGGCGCCGGCAAGTCGACGCTCCTCGCCGCGCTCGCCGGACTGCAACCACTCACCGGCGGCAGCATCGCCGGACCCACCCCGCCGCTGCAGCGACGACGCTCTCCCCAGCTGGCGGCGGCCGCCGGCTGGGCCCCGCAAAACCCGGAGCACGGCTTTCTCGCGCGCACCGTCCGCGACGAAATCTCGCTCACCGCAGGCAAACTCGGGCGACGCGTCGACGTCGACGCACTGCTGGACCTCGTCGGGCTCGCAGACCTCGGCGGCGCAAACCCCTATCAGCTCTCCGGCGGCGAGCAGCGCCGCGTCGCCCTCATCGCCGCGCTCGCCCACCGGCCGGCCGCGATGTTCCTCGACGAGCCCACCGTCGGGCAGGATCGGCAGACCTGGGCCGCGGTCGCCGGCTGGTGCACCGCCGCGGCGGCGGCCGGGGCGACGGTCGCGGTCGCCACCCACGACACCGATCTGATCGCGCTCTCCGACGCCGAGGTCGCGCTCGCCCGCAAGCAGGTGGCCTAG
- a CDS encoding ECF transporter S component, protein MATVSTPETGRSGLRSLFAYRTIDIVTVVTLGVAIGVAFWGWGKAFAGLSTLSAFGFPPSAGLLSGPWLLGGVVGGLVVRRPGAALVTELIGANVEYLLTSQWGGGVMVSGFLQGIGAELVFLAFAYRRFGPAVAAAAGTLAAVFEVVLYEWHSYYDYWTFNYKLAYLGFFALSGAVVAGIGGWLLVRALASTGALDAFGPGREFHDRRSV, encoded by the coding sequence ATGGCCACTGTCAGCACGCCCGAAACCGGCCGGTCCGGCCTGCGGTCGCTGTTCGCCTACCGCACCATCGACATCGTCACGGTCGTCACGCTGGGCGTCGCCATCGGCGTCGCGTTCTGGGGCTGGGGCAAGGCGTTCGCCGGCCTCAGCACCCTCTCGGCGTTCGGTTTCCCGCCGTCCGCCGGCCTGCTGTCCGGCCCCTGGCTGCTCGGCGGTGTCGTCGGCGGCCTCGTCGTACGCCGCCCCGGAGCAGCCCTCGTCACCGAGCTGATCGGCGCCAACGTCGAATACCTGCTGACCAGCCAGTGGGGCGGCGGTGTGATGGTGTCCGGCTTCCTGCAGGGCATCGGCGCCGAACTCGTCTTCCTCGCCTTCGCCTACCGGCGCTTCGGCCCCGCGGTCGCCGCGGCGGCGGGCACGCTCGCGGCGGTCTTCGAGGTCGTGCTCTACGAGTGGCACTCCTACTACGACTACTGGACGTTCAACTACAAGCTGGCCTACCTCGGCTTCTTCGCGCTCTCCGGCGCGGTCGTCGCGGGCATCGGCGGCTGGCTGCTGGTGCGCGCGCTCGCCTCGACCGGAGCGCTCGACGCGTTCGGTCCGGGCCGGGAGTTCCACGACCGTCGTTCGGTATGA
- the dxs gene encoding 1-deoxy-D-xylulose-5-phosphate synthase produces MGLLDTISSPRDLQRLPTDRLDDLAGEIREFLVDSVSRTGGHLGPNLGVVELTIALHRVFDSPRESIVFDTGHQSYVHKLLTGRHDFSKLKKQGGLSGYPSRAESEHDVVESSHASSSLSWAEGIAKGRVIAGERQRHTVAVIGDGALTGGMAWEALNNIAVERDLPLVIVVNDNERSYAPTIGGLADHLAALRTTRSYERMLDWGKHALQGTPVVGELVYDTMHGVKKGIKDIVAPQQGMFEDLGIKYLGPVDGHDEPALEQALRRARAYGGPCIVHVITQKGRGYQPALDDTADHMHGIGKINPETGLPFEVSGRIWTDEFNDELVRLGAERPDLVAITAAMMIPVGLDGFAAAYPERVIDVGIAEQHAVTMASGLAYAGMHPVVAIYATFLNRAFDQMLMDAALHKAGVTFVLDRAGITGSDGPSHNGMWDMSICSIVPGLRLAAPRDGEQVKALLREAVDVDDAPTVVRFPKGDVADPIEAMRTDGTLDVLHDAEAPEVLVVGVGAMCPTALQVAEKLEAQGHSAMVVDPRWVLPVSPDLVRLAGTVRHVVVIEDNLVTSGIGAAVSHALQEARVAARLHTFGVPKVFPDHASRGQVLEAVGLTPDVVGTELIARLTTAE; encoded by the coding sequence GTGGGACTGCTCGACACGATTTCGTCGCCCCGTGATCTGCAACGGCTGCCGACCGACCGGCTGGACGACCTGGCGGGCGAGATCCGTGAGTTCCTCGTCGACTCGGTGTCCCGCACCGGCGGCCACCTCGGACCCAACCTGGGTGTTGTCGAGCTGACCATCGCTCTGCACCGCGTCTTCGACTCCCCGCGCGAGAGCATCGTCTTCGACACCGGCCACCAGTCCTACGTGCACAAGCTGCTCACCGGACGGCACGACTTCTCCAAACTGAAGAAGCAGGGCGGCCTGTCGGGTTATCCGTCGCGGGCCGAGTCCGAGCACGACGTCGTGGAGAGTTCGCACGCGTCGTCGTCGCTGTCCTGGGCGGAGGGCATCGCCAAGGGGCGCGTGATCGCGGGGGAGCGGCAGCGTCATACGGTCGCGGTGATCGGGGACGGCGCACTGACCGGCGGTATGGCGTGGGAGGCGCTCAACAACATCGCGGTCGAGCGGGACCTGCCCCTGGTCATCGTGGTCAACGACAACGAGCGCAGTTACGCGCCGACGATCGGCGGCCTCGCCGACCACCTCGCGGCGCTGCGCACCACCCGCAGCTACGAGCGCATGCTCGACTGGGGCAAGCACGCGCTGCAGGGCACCCCGGTCGTCGGTGAGCTCGTCTACGACACGATGCACGGCGTCAAGAAGGGCATCAAGGACATCGTCGCCCCGCAGCAGGGGATGTTCGAGGACCTCGGCATCAAGTATCTCGGTCCGGTCGACGGGCACGACGAGCCGGCCCTGGAGCAGGCCCTGCGCCGGGCGCGTGCCTATGGCGGGCCGTGCATCGTGCACGTGATCACGCAGAAGGGCCGGGGCTATCAGCCGGCACTCGACGACACGGCCGACCACATGCACGGCATCGGCAAGATCAACCCCGAAACCGGTTTGCCCTTCGAGGTTTCCGGCCGCATCTGGACCGACGAGTTCAACGACGAGCTGGTCCGCCTGGGTGCCGAACGACCGGACCTGGTGGCGATCACCGCCGCGATGATGATCCCGGTCGGCCTCGACGGCTTCGCCGCCGCCTACCCCGAGCGCGTGATCGACGTCGGCATCGCCGAGCAGCACGCGGTGACGATGGCGTCGGGCCTGGCGTATGCCGGGATGCACCCGGTCGTCGCGATCTACGCGACGTTCCTCAACCGCGCGTTCGACCAGATGTTGATGGACGCCGCCCTGCACAAGGCCGGCGTCACGTTCGTGCTCGACCGGGCCGGCATCACCGGCTCGGACGGCCCGTCGCACAACGGCATGTGGGACATGTCGATCTGCTCGATCGTGCCGGGGCTGCGCCTCGCCGCGCCCCGCGACGGCGAGCAGGTCAAGGCGCTGCTGCGCGAGGCGGTCGACGTGGACGACGCGCCGACGGTGGTGCGCTTCCCCAAGGGTGACGTGGCCGACCCGATCGAGGCGATGCGCACCGACGGCACCCTCGACGTGCTGCACGACGCCGAGGCTCCTGAGGTGCTCGTGGTCGGGGTCGGCGCAATGTGCCCGACGGCGCTGCAGGTCGCCGAAAAGCTTGAAGCACAAGGTCATTCGGCCATGGTTGTCGACCCACGCTGGGTCCTCCCGGTGTCGCCCGACCTGGTCCGCCTGGCCGGCACCGTGCGCCACGTGGTGGTCATCGAGGACAACCTGGTGACGTCCGGCATCGGCGCCGCGGTGAGCCACGCGCTGCAGGAGGCCCGCGTCGCCGCCCGGCTGCACACGTTCGGCGTGCCGAAGGTCTTCCCGGACCATGCGTCGCGCGGGCAGGTGCTGGAGGCGGTCGGTCTCACCCCCGACGTCGTCGGCACCGAGCTCATCGCCCGCCTCACCACCGCAGAGTGA
- a CDS encoding phosphotransferase, which produces MTAGEQPASQLWQSDPWRREATRWIDESLERRGVARVPVTPRQPRVRPWSTQLVVDTTDGRRMWFKASSLSTSPEPAIYRSLAAVAPDRVPEIWAGDDDRGWLLMADQGPLLREVADADSIVGLWSGALRRYARMQRATVDVADTLVAAGVPRWEPDDLVSWWMAGRGAGHRETERPLREAAARLSSVGLPPTIDHNDLHAGNVFCADGSAGAIHDSRFFDWGDAYVGNPLGSLLIALAGPAYHFGMPSDPERDARLVRAYLSVWADLVPSSRLQAVLPDALLIAKLARMRAMERALEQATPAERAEWTPRVIDTTVRDVLREAATPGPSRGDRSG; this is translated from the coding sequence GTGACTGCCGGCGAGCAGCCCGCTTCGCAGCTGTGGCAGTCGGATCCGTGGCGCCGTGAGGCGACCCGGTGGATCGACGAGTCTCTCGAGCGGCGCGGCGTGGCCCGCGTGCCGGTGACGCCACGACAGCCGCGGGTGCGGCCCTGGTCGACCCAACTGGTCGTCGACACCACCGACGGCCGCCGCATGTGGTTCAAGGCGTCCTCGCTCAGCACCTCGCCGGAGCCGGCGATCTACCGGTCACTGGCAGCGGTTGCGCCGGACCGGGTGCCGGAGATCTGGGCCGGTGACGACGACCGCGGCTGGCTGCTGATGGCCGACCAGGGTCCGCTGTTGCGCGAGGTGGCCGACGCGGACTCGATCGTCGGACTCTGGTCGGGCGCGCTGCGGCGCTATGCGCGGATGCAGCGGGCGACCGTCGACGTCGCGGACACTCTCGTGGCGGCCGGGGTGCCCAGATGGGAGCCGGACGACCTGGTGTCGTGGTGGATGGCCGGGCGGGGAGCCGGCCACCGCGAGACCGAGCGACCGTTGCGGGAGGCCGCCGCGCGGCTGTCGTCCGTCGGGCTGCCGCCGACGATCGACCACAACGACCTGCACGCCGGCAACGTCTTCTGCGCCGACGGGTCGGCCGGTGCCATCCACGACTCCAGGTTTTTCGACTGGGGTGACGCGTATGTCGGAAACCCGTTGGGATCACTGCTGATTGCGCTTGCCGGCCCGGCATACCACTTCGGCATGCCGTCGGACCCCGAGCGCGACGCTCGCCTCGTGCGGGCCTACCTGTCGGTGTGGGCGGACCTGGTGCCGAGCAGCCGGCTGCAGGCCGTGCTGCCGGACGCGCTGCTGATCGCCAAGCTGGCGCGGATGCGCGCCATGGAGCGGGCTCTGGAGCAGGCGACGCCGGCGGAGCGCGCGGAGTGGACGCCGCGGGTCATCGACACGACGGTGCGCGACGTCCTGCGCGAAGCCGCTACTCCAGGCCCATCCCGCGGCGACCGGTCCGGTTGA
- a CDS encoding DUF1479 domain-containing protein has protein sequence MTSTTSQPALPHWEEPPADLAGAVRHVKHALRRRIEASGRTPEEVFEVIERTVAARIAELREVQARGESPWPVLEFDQIADGKDLDALRDLVRRRGCAVIRGHFPREQALAWDAQIVDYVERNEFFEHYRGPGDDFFDSVDSAPEIYPVYWSYPQMEARQSDRMATVQGFLNSVWKHDSEGRTWFDPDRDSLYPDRIRRRPPGADSAGLGTHLDPGTLDLWMTQSYQQAFRHLFDGDVELYDPWDAAHRTDGAQYPGSTMCSAFRTFQGWTALSDMAHDQGVLHTVPIPEAMAYLMLRPLLDDVPSDEMCGVGIGRAFPVNWKWHPLLMEATCGLPDIQAGDSVWWHCDLVHGVDSVVDQQGWGNVMYIPAAPWCPKNERYAVSVREAFRSGDSPADFPAEHYERDWAGRFTEAELNRTGRRGMGLE, from the coding sequence ATGACCTCGACAACTTCGCAGCCCGCCCTGCCGCACTGGGAGGAACCGCCCGCCGACCTGGCCGGTGCCGTCCGCCACGTCAAGCATGCCCTCCGCCGCCGGATCGAGGCTTCGGGGCGCACGCCGGAGGAGGTGTTCGAGGTCATCGAGCGCACCGTCGCGGCCCGGATCGCCGAGCTGCGCGAAGTCCAGGCACGTGGCGAAAGCCCTTGGCCGGTCCTCGAGTTCGACCAGATCGCGGACGGCAAGGACCTCGACGCACTCCGTGACCTCGTGCGCCGGCGCGGGTGCGCCGTCATACGCGGTCACTTCCCGCGCGAGCAGGCACTCGCCTGGGACGCCCAGATCGTCGACTACGTCGAGCGCAACGAGTTCTTCGAGCACTACCGCGGCCCGGGCGACGACTTCTTCGACAGCGTCGACTCCGCGCCGGAGATCTATCCCGTCTACTGGTCATACCCGCAGATGGAGGCCCGCCAGAGCGACCGGATGGCCACCGTGCAGGGCTTCCTCAACAGCGTCTGGAAGCACGACTCCGAGGGGCGCACGTGGTTCGACCCCGACCGCGACAGCCTTTACCCCGACCGCATTCGCCGCCGGCCGCCGGGCGCCGACTCGGCCGGGCTCGGCACCCACCTCGACCCCGGCACTCTCGACCTCTGGATGACGCAGAGCTATCAGCAGGCCTTCCGGCACCTCTTCGACGGCGACGTCGAACTCTACGACCCGTGGGACGCCGCCCACCGCACCGACGGCGCGCAATATCCCGGCAGCACCATGTGCTCGGCGTTCCGCACCTTCCAGGGCTGGACCGCGCTCTCCGACATGGCTCACGACCAGGGCGTGCTGCACACCGTCCCGATCCCCGAGGCGATGGCCTACCTCATGCTGCGCCCGCTGCTCGACGACGTGCCGAGCGACGAGATGTGCGGCGTCGGCATCGGCCGCGCCTTCCCGGTCAACTGGAAGTGGCACCCGTTGCTGATGGAGGCCACCTGCGGCCTGCCGGACATCCAGGCGGGCGACTCCGTGTGGTGGCACTGCGACCTGGTACACGGCGTGGATTCGGTTGTGGATCAACAAGGTTGGGGCAACGTGATGTATATCCCGGCGGCTCCCTGGTGCCCGAAGAACGAGCGCTATGCCGTGTCGGTGCGCGAGGCGTTCCGCAGCGGCGACAGCCCCGCCGACTTCCCGGCCGAGCACTACGAGCGCGACTGGGCGGGTCGCTTCACCGAGGCCGAACTCAACCGGACCGGTCGCCGCGGGATGGGCCTGGAGTAG
- a CDS encoding ROK family protein: MVATAGRDVVRALTDERVVTALIDRGAQSRADLAAAAEVSRPTSSESVRRLVEVGLVRETAEVRKGAGRAGNLVDLGPAVGTALSVVVAPEGVTTEVLDVRGQVVTEQRVHLRGSRTRPSAAVRQALRGQGGGPHVAAAVSVADPVDRTTGRAVELADAPFLTGSLDPRTLLAGVVAGPIEVDNDVNWAARAELAAGAPGDFAYLHLGEGLGGAIVSEGAIVHGGRGLVGEVAHVVVAGPRGKAMPFTEVFAKLGLRQRDSTALDVDAVLRLLDRDPGPVVRALAGVVAGVVAFADPSELVLGGPWAAPAVAPVRAELSSYPRDVVVREARVPDDAASRGVRDGAVALLRDRVLEQVRGTLGP, encoded by the coding sequence GTGGTGGCGACTGCCGGACGAGACGTGGTGCGCGCGCTCACCGACGAGCGTGTCGTGACCGCGTTGATCGATCGCGGCGCGCAGTCGCGCGCCGACCTTGCGGCGGCTGCCGAGGTCTCGCGGCCCACCTCGTCGGAGAGTGTGCGGCGGCTGGTCGAGGTGGGGCTGGTGCGGGAGACGGCGGAGGTCCGGAAGGGCGCCGGTCGGGCCGGCAACCTGGTCGACCTCGGGCCGGCAGTGGGCACCGCGCTCAGCGTGGTGGTCGCGCCCGAGGGTGTCACGACCGAGGTGCTGGACGTGCGTGGCCAGGTGGTGACCGAGCAGCGGGTCCATCTGCGCGGATCGAGGACGCGTCCGAGTGCCGCCGTACGGCAGGCGCTGCGTGGGCAGGGCGGCGGCCCCCATGTCGCCGCGGCGGTGAGTGTGGCCGATCCCGTGGATCGCACGACGGGACGTGCGGTGGAGCTCGCGGATGCGCCCTTCCTCACCGGGTCGCTCGACCCGCGCACGCTGCTCGCGGGCGTGGTGGCCGGCCCCATCGAGGTCGACAACGACGTCAACTGGGCGGCCCGTGCGGAGCTGGCCGCGGGTGCGCCCGGCGATTTCGCTTACCTCCACCTCGGCGAGGGCCTTGGTGGCGCGATCGTCAGCGAGGGCGCGATCGTGCACGGCGGGCGCGGGCTGGTCGGAGAGGTAGCGCACGTCGTCGTGGCGGGTCCGCGGGGCAAGGCGATGCCGTTCACCGAGGTGTTTGCGAAACTTGGCCTGCGTCAACGGGATTCGACGGCCCTGGACGTCGATGCGGTGCTGCGCCTGCTCGATCGTGACCCGGGTCCGGTGGTGCGGGCGCTTGCCGGCGTGGTTGCCGGAGTCGTTGCGTTCGCGGATCCGAGCGAGCTCGTGCTCGGCGGCCCGTGGGCTGCGCCGGCGGTGGCGCCGGTGCGGGCGGAGCTCTCGTCATACCCGAGGGATGTGGTGGTGCGCGAGGCGCGCGTGCCCGACGATGCGGCGTCGCGCGGGGTGCGCGACGGGGCGGTCGCGTTGCTGCGAGACCGTGTGCTGGAGCAGGTGCGTGGCACACTCGGGCCATGA
- a CDS encoding MerR family transcriptional regulator: MKIGEVAQRLDVPIHVLRHWDDMGVVVADRSASGHRIYTEEHLYRLRILQACQGIGMSLAEIRNVLRRGAPGRATAITHQLHRVRQQRIALERTEQFLTHVIDCRHDLLTRCPACSAYAEDAAST; this comes from the coding sequence ATGAAGATCGGCGAAGTTGCGCAGCGTCTCGACGTACCGATCCACGTGCTGCGGCACTGGGACGACATGGGCGTCGTCGTCGCCGATCGCAGCGCCTCGGGACACCGCATCTATACCGAGGAGCATCTCTATCGTCTGCGAATCCTGCAGGCTTGTCAGGGAATCGGGATGAGCCTGGCCGAGATCCGGAACGTCCTGCGCAGAGGTGCGCCCGGCCGCGCCACCGCCATCACCCACCAACTGCATCGCGTCCGGCAACAGCGGATCGCACTCGAGCGCACCGAACAGTTTTTGACGCACGTCATCGACTGCCGGCATGACCTCCTCACCCGCTGCCCCGCCTGCAGCGCGTACGCCGAAGACGCAGCGAGCACGTAA
- a CDS encoding alpha/beta fold hydrolase, translating into METSLPALPDPELVLIDGMSIATYLLEPEGAASGGDVVICHGTPWSARVWAGPASYLSRKYRVFLWDMPGYGRSTMDSAVPVDLASQMRRLARLLEAWRLDRPHVVAHDIGGAVALGAHLLHGSDFRSLHLWDIVTLDPWGSPFFRLVAEHPDVFAQLPEALHAALVKEYISSAAAKRLSPAWLEALAEPWLGEVGQPAFYRQIAALSAEHTRPVAERLAEVRCPVRIGWGRQDPWIPPDQAYRLQSLLPGGVDVVEVPDAGHLVSIEAPREVERAVADWIVDVAGASERP; encoded by the coding sequence ATGGAAACGTCCCTCCCCGCACTCCCGGATCCCGAGCTGGTGCTCATCGACGGCATGAGCATTGCGACCTACCTCCTCGAGCCGGAGGGTGCGGCTTCCGGCGGCGACGTCGTGATCTGCCATGGCACCCCGTGGTCCGCGCGCGTATGGGCGGGGCCTGCGTCATACCTGAGTCGGAAGTATCGGGTGTTCCTCTGGGACATGCCCGGATATGGCCGTTCGACAATGGATTCCGCGGTCCCGGTCGACCTGGCGTCGCAGATGCGCCGGCTCGCGAGGTTGCTCGAGGCATGGCGTCTCGATCGCCCGCACGTGGTGGCGCACGACATCGGGGGAGCGGTCGCGCTGGGTGCGCACCTGCTGCATGGAAGCGATTTTCGCTCGCTCCACCTCTGGGACATCGTGACGCTCGACCCATGGGGCTCGCCGTTCTTCCGGCTGGTTGCCGAGCACCCGGACGTCTTCGCCCAGCTGCCCGAGGCACTTCATGCCGCCCTGGTGAAGGAGTACATCTCCAGTGCGGCGGCCAAGCGGCTCTCGCCGGCGTGGCTGGAGGCGTTGGCGGAGCCGTGGCTCGGCGAGGTCGGTCAACCGGCCTTCTATAGGCAGATCGCTGCGCTCAGTGCGGAACACACCCGGCCCGTCGCTGAGCGGTTGGCCGAGGTGAGGTGTCCCGTGCGGATCGGCTGGGGTCGGCAAGATCCATGGATCCCGCCCGATCAGGCCTATCGGCTCCAGAGTCTGCTTCCGGGTGGTGTGGACGTGGTGGAGGTGCCGGACGCGGGGCATCTCGTCTCGATCGAGGCGCCGCGGGAGGTGGAGCGTGCGGTGGCGGACTGGATCGTGGACGTCGCCGGCGCGTCCGAGAGACCCTGA
- a CDS encoding HNH endonuclease, which produces MIDILATTTTGSHPTPAEDLRRVIASLPALEATSDPEDCLALIRTLEELKNVASAVQASLTVTVHDAQLARDRARGLSAADSARVAGQQVAFARRQSPHRGSRLLGLARAITHELPATRGAMRRGLIGEHQAFVICRETSHLRRDHRQQVDQHVAKHLGGVSDRRLEQLARARAYELDPGGAVTRRANAEHDRYVSLRPAPDCMTLLTALLPVKDGVGCCAALKQAADAARPEGDERGRGQVMADTLVERVTGRAPADGVDVQVKLLMPLATLIGASPDAAVLDGFGPVPADLAREIVAHPDGERSRCFLRRMFTAPGTGELVAMESPARVFPKLLAELIAARDQLCRTPFCGAPIRHTDHILRHVDGGVTSYDNGQGLCERCNYVKEHPDLRVTGDARRTTASTAGFDIESRPPPLPGRPVSPIQPNGPRTLAPPSMVSA; this is translated from the coding sequence ATGATCGACATACTCGCGACCACCACCACGGGATCACATCCGACCCCGGCGGAAGATCTGCGTCGTGTCATCGCCAGTCTGCCGGCACTGGAGGCGACGTCGGATCCGGAGGACTGTCTCGCGCTGATCCGGACGCTCGAAGAGCTGAAGAATGTCGCGTCGGCGGTGCAGGCATCGCTGACGGTGACCGTGCACGATGCGCAGCTCGCGCGGGATCGGGCTCGTGGCCTGTCCGCGGCCGACTCCGCGCGGGTGGCAGGGCAGCAGGTCGCGTTCGCACGGCGCCAGTCCCCGCACCGCGGATCCCGTCTGCTTGGTCTGGCGCGCGCGATCACGCACGAGCTTCCGGCCACGCGGGGCGCGATGCGGCGGGGGTTGATCGGCGAACACCAGGCGTTCGTCATCTGCCGCGAGACCTCGCATCTGCGCCGAGATCACCGCCAGCAGGTGGATCAGCACGTTGCGAAACACCTGGGCGGGGTGTCCGACCGCCGGCTCGAACAGTTGGCGCGCGCCCGCGCCTACGAGCTGGATCCGGGCGGGGCGGTGACTCGCCGGGCCAACGCGGAGCACGACCGATATGTCAGCCTCCGCCCCGCACCCGACTGCATGACCCTCCTGACCGCGCTGCTCCCGGTGAAGGACGGCGTCGGCTGTTGCGCAGCCCTGAAACAGGCCGCCGATGCGGCGCGCCCTGAGGGTGACGAGCGAGGACGTGGCCAGGTGATGGCCGACACCCTCGTGGAGCGTGTCACCGGCCGCGCGCCGGCCGACGGCGTCGACGTACAGGTCAAACTGCTGATGCCGCTGGCGACCCTGATCGGGGCAAGCCCGGACGCGGCCGTCCTGGACGGTTTCGGCCCGGTCCCGGCCGACCTCGCACGAGAGATCGTCGCCCATCCCGACGGCGAGCGGTCCCGGTGCTTCCTCCGGCGCATGTTCACGGCGCCCGGCACAGGTGAGCTGGTCGCCATGGAGTCGCCCGCCCGGGTCTTTCCGAAGCTCCTCGCCGAGCTGATCGCCGCGCGCGACCAGCTGTGCCGAACACCGTTCTGCGGAGCGCCGATTCGGCATACCGACCACATTCTCCGGCACGTCGACGGTGGCGTCACGAGCTACGACAACGGGCAGGGGCTCTGCGAACGCTGCAACTACGTCAAGGAGCACCCGGACCTGCGGGTCACCGGCGATGCCAGGCGGACGACGGCGAGCACGGCCGGCTTCGACATCGAGTCGCGACCGCCGCCGTTGCCAGGTCGGCCGGTTTCGCCGATTCAGCCGAACGGACCTCGCACACTGGCTCCACCGTCGATGGTGAGTGCCTGA